The following is a genomic window from Rhodoferax sp. PAMC 29310.
AGGCATCGTCGCCAATACGTGCCGCCGCGTTCATCGCCTCTTCCACATCACCGGCCTCCAGCAACTGTCGTGCTTCCTGGGCATGGTTGGCCCAAACGCCGGCAAAGCAGTCAGCTTGCAATTCCAGACGCACGCTCATGGCGTTGTATTCGGTTTCACTGACCCGGCCGCGCATCTGGTCCATTTTGGTGGTGATGCCGAGCAGGTTCTGCACGTGGTGCCCCACCTCGTGCGCAATGACATAGGCCTGCGCAAAGTCGCCCGGTGCGCCGAGCTGGTTTTTCAACGTCTCATAAAAACCAAGGTCGATATAGACCTTTTGATCGGCAGGGCAATAGAAGGGACCCATGGCAGCTTGACCCTGACCGCAAGCGGTAGCCGTCGCGCCGCGGAACAGCACCAGTTTGGGCTCTCGATAGGTGGAACCCCCTTGGGAGAAGACCTTACCCCACACGTCTTCGGTGTCGCCCAGTACC
Proteins encoded in this region:
- a CDS encoding neutral zinc metallopeptidase, encoding MKWEGNRQSDNVEDRRSSGSSGGSRGGRNIGIGSIAIALVVSYFLGVSPMTVLNVLSGGSAPTTQQSPAQRPPADDRMAQFVSTVLGDTEDVWGKVFSQGGSTYREPKLVLFRGATATACGQGQAAMGPFYCPADQKVYIDLGFYETLKNQLGAPGDFAQAYVIAHEVGHHVQNLLGITTKMDQMRGRVSETEYNAMSVRLELQADCFAGVWANHAQEARQLLEAGDVEEAMNAAARIGDDALQGARGGSVVPESFTHGTSAQRQRWFNNGLKNGSVKRCDTFSAPQL